Proteins co-encoded in one Gouania willdenowi chromosome 1, fGouWil2.1, whole genome shotgun sequence genomic window:
- the vps37a gene encoding vacuolar protein sorting-associated protein 37A, with protein MNWLFPLSKGSGPHPPINSLQQQRQRQIESLKAAHPSLAEIQKDVEYRIPFTVNNSTISVNILLPPQFPQEKPAVSVYPPVGHHLVDSNNGTMITSPLITNFGMHSDLGKVIQSLLDEFWKSPPALMSAGAPGFPYGMYKSSGMAPYPTQAFHYGPPHGGPGQTPPPGPGQAPAPVTHPGADGGHCTPRAPVPYGLITDLPLPVPMVDSQAGLNGHMYKMPDIPEFFAELSDMNRTQLSELSENEDMLLQLFVTLPQLKQVTSDKEEFVTNIVDLAKKNLHMEPQLEGKRQEMLDKYEQLTQMKSAFETKMQRQHDLSESCSLSTLQARLKVAAHQAEEESEETAENFLEGRVDIDEFLTNFMEKRTLCHSRRAKEEKLQQSINTHGPFPTSQ; from the exons ATGAACTGGCTCTTCCCTCTGTCTAAAGGTTCTGGACCTCACCCTCCCATTAACAGCCTACAACAGCAAAGACAGCGACAGATCGAGTCGCTCAAAGCCGCTCACCCCAG CCTCGCTGAGATCCAGAAAGATGTGGAGTACAGGATACCATTCACAGTCAATAACTCAACCATTAGTGTTAACAT TTTGCTGCCTCCCCAGTTTCCACAGGAGAAACCAGCGGTTAGTGTTTACCCCCCAGTTGGTCATCATTTAGTCGACAGCAATAATGGCACCATGATCACCAGCCCTCTCATCACTAAT TTTGGGATGCACTCAGATCTGGGCAAGGTCATTCAGAGTCTGCTGGACGAGTTCTGGAAAAGTCCCCCTGCCTTGATGTCTGCTGGCGCACCTGGATTTCCATA CGGCATGTACAAGTCATCAGGCATGGCTCCTTATCCCACTCAGGCTTTTCACTACGGTCCTCCTCACGGTGGTCCTGGCCAGACTCCGCCTCCTGGTCCGGGCCAGGCTCCAGCACCCGTGACTCACCCCGGGGCTGATGGTGGTCATTGTACACCTAGAGCTCCTGTTCCATATGGATTGATCACAGACCTGCCACTACCTGTGCCCATGGTAGACTCACAG GCAGGACTCAATGGACACATGTACAAGATGCCTGACATCCCTGAGTTTTTTGCTGAGCTCAGTGATATGAA TCGGACTCAGCTCTCGGAATTGTCCGAAAACGAGGACATGTTACTGCAGTTATTTGTGACTTTACCACAGCTCAAACAGGTCACCAGCGATAAAGAAGAGTTTGTCACTAATATAGTAGATCTGGCCA AGAAAAACCTCCATATGGAGCCTCAGCTGGAAGGGAAAAGACAAGAGATGCTCGATAAA TATGAACAGCTGACTCAGATGAAATCAGCTTTTGAGACAAAGATGCAGAGACAGCATGACCTCAGTGAG AGCTGCAGTTTAAGCACTCTTCAGGCGAGGTTAAAGGTGGCAGCGCACCAAGCTGAAGAGGAGTCAGAGGAGACGGCAGAGAACTTCCTGGAGGGACGAGTAGACATCGACGAATTCCTGACCAACTTCATGGAGAAAAGAACG ctctgtcACAGCCGACGCGCTAAAGAGGAGAAGTTGCAACAGTCCATCAACACACATGGACCGTTTCCTACAAGTCAATAG